In Symmachiella dynata, the following are encoded in one genomic region:
- a CDS encoding sulfotransferase domain-containing protein, which translates to MITIVSGLPRSGTSLMMQMLQAGGLRLQTDNVREADTHNLRGYYEDRRVKALAKENAWLAEADGMALKVVSLLLYNLPSDLEYRVVFMRRNMDEILRSQDKMLADTAPQQAGMDIRPHFERHLQDLAKWLPQQEHIQSMELEYRSVVDAPLDAARSVAEFLELQLDLEAMATVVDPSLYRQRQE; encoded by the coding sequence ATGATCACCATCGTTTCCGGACTCCCGCGTTCGGGCACCTCATTGATGATGCAAATGCTGCAAGCGGGGGGCCTGCGTCTACAAACGGACAATGTCCGAGAGGCCGATACGCATAACCTCCGCGGCTATTACGAAGACCGCCGCGTGAAGGCTTTGGCCAAGGAGAACGCATGGCTGGCCGAGGCGGATGGGATGGCTCTCAAGGTCGTTTCGTTGTTGCTGTACAATTTGCCGAGCGACTTGGAATACCGCGTGGTCTTCATGCGGCGAAATATGGATGAGATTCTTCGCTCCCAAGACAAAATGCTGGCCGACACGGCTCCTCAACAAGCGGGAATGGACATCCGTCCGCACTTTGAACGCCATCTCCAAGATCTGGCCAAATGGCTGCCCCAGCAAGAACACATTCAATCGATGGAATTAGAATATCGCTCAGTCGTCGACGCACCTCTTGATGCCGCTCGCAGCGTTGCCGAGTTCTTGGAACTGCAACTCGATCTGGAAGCCATGGCGACCGTCGTCGATCCGTCGCTGTATCGGCAGCGGCAAGAATAA